Proteins from a genomic interval of Rubinisphaera italica:
- a CDS encoding PDZ domain-containing protein has protein sequence MYSLPPSGVKNMSKTGISEAKTLRKSLVTVCGILCLILILNSPIWAAPFPGENAESIITQAMLQASPSLVRIETVGGADVVDDVLTGTGPTTGVIVSEDGYIITSSFNFASNPATVLVTLPETDNRLPAQIVARDEVRKTTLLKIEATGLIPAVAVPVQEIKVGQWVLALGRTYDARRPNVSLGLVSALGRVEGKAIQTDAKVSPANYGGPLTNLKGEVLGILTPLSPQGTSSMDGMNWYDSGIGFAIPLQDIFAVLDRLKAGETLKPGLMGVSFSATPGFLTDPVIKEVRPTSPAAESGLKAEDRVLTAEGKEVKSVAQLKQVLGQKYAGDTISMTVSRGDSTEEVSMVLAAELQTFEHGLLGILPKRIAEDESGVAIRSVLADSAAEKAGILENDVIASLNGEEIQNVLELSMKLSVKPAGEEVTLGLLREGETKLLKVTLSSAIETIPVEVPLPFAGSEPNQALKLKESGELKNTISETSLDYEIYLPEDYQTDRRYGLILWMSSQGDQLPAGDLAQWKRICRTRGFLLVRPLTEPGVAWTAADTLALESCLDDVEQKYSVDRDTTALFITGNQPEFLIEFATTHRSRIHGNVIQSIPRQFDLPFNEPGQRFRFALLYTVDLTDEIQSKLKEFVKSHGLPVWISQVQSPPTQEEFDDIATWFDLLGTL, from the coding sequence ATGTATTCTTTACCACCCAGCGGTGTCAAAAATATGAGCAAAACAGGTATCAGCGAGGCGAAAACTCTCCGAAAATCACTTGTGACAGTATGCGGAATTCTGTGCCTGATCCTTATTCTCAATTCTCCAATCTGGGCTGCGCCGTTTCCGGGTGAGAATGCCGAATCAATCATTACTCAGGCGATGTTGCAGGCGAGTCCGAGTCTGGTGCGAATTGAAACAGTTGGTGGAGCCGATGTTGTCGATGATGTGTTGACTGGAACAGGACCAACAACCGGCGTCATTGTATCAGAAGATGGTTACATTATTACGAGTTCCTTCAATTTTGCTTCAAATCCTGCGACGGTCTTAGTCACACTTCCTGAGACCGATAATCGCCTCCCTGCTCAAATCGTCGCACGCGATGAAGTTCGCAAAACGACATTACTGAAAATCGAGGCGACGGGATTAATCCCGGCCGTGGCGGTGCCTGTTCAGGAAATTAAAGTGGGGCAATGGGTTCTGGCCTTGGGGCGAACATACGATGCTCGTCGCCCGAATGTTTCGCTGGGACTGGTCAGTGCATTGGGGCGAGTTGAAGGGAAGGCGATTCAAACCGACGCTAAAGTTTCTCCTGCAAATTATGGTGGACCTTTAACAAACCTGAAGGGAGAGGTCTTGGGGATACTCACGCCACTCTCGCCGCAAGGCACAAGCAGTATGGACGGGATGAACTGGTACGATTCCGGAATCGGGTTTGCGATTCCGTTACAGGATATTTTTGCGGTGCTCGATCGTCTCAAAGCAGGAGAGACTTTAAAGCCGGGTTTGATGGGAGTCAGTTTTTCTGCCACCCCGGGCTTCCTGACCGATCCTGTCATTAAAGAAGTCAGGCCAACTTCTCCAGCGGCAGAATCAGGATTAAAAGCTGAAGATCGCGTGCTCACTGCCGAAGGCAAAGAGGTGAAATCGGTCGCCCAGCTCAAGCAGGTTCTCGGACAAAAGTATGCCGGGGATACCATTTCGATGACTGTTTCCCGCGGAGATTCCACTGAAGAAGTCTCGATGGTGCTGGCCGCTGAGTTACAAACATTTGAGCATGGTTTATTGGGGATTTTGCCGAAACGAATTGCGGAAGATGAATCAGGCGTCGCGATTCGATCTGTGCTTGCCGACTCCGCTGCGGAGAAAGCGGGAATTCTGGAGAACGATGTGATCGCCTCGTTGAATGGGGAAGAAATTCAGAACGTCCTTGAACTCTCGATGAAACTTTCCGTTAAACCTGCGGGGGAGGAAGTCACGCTGGGCTTGCTTCGCGAGGGAGAAACTAAACTTCTGAAAGTGACATTATCTTCTGCCATCGAAACCATCCCTGTGGAAGTTCCTTTACCTTTTGCGGGAAGTGAGCCGAATCAGGCATTGAAGTTGAAAGAGAGTGGCGAACTGAAAAATACAATTTCAGAGACCAGTCTGGATTATGAGATTTATCTGCCTGAAGATTATCAGACGGATCGGCGTTACGGTTTGATTCTCTGGATGTCGAGTCAGGGGGATCAACTTCCTGCTGGAGACCTGGCGCAATGGAAACGCATCTGTCGAACTCGAGGGTTTCTCCTGGTTCGCCCACTGACAGAACCGGGAGTTGCCTGGACTGCAGCCGACACGCTGGCGTTGGAATCCTGTCTGGATGATGTCGAGCAGAAATATTCAGTTGATCGAGATACGACAGCGCTGTTTATTACGGGAAATCAACCAGAGTTTTTGATAGAGTTTGCCACCACTCACCGTAGTCGAATTCACGGGAACGTTATTCAATCGATTCCTCGACAATTCGATCTTCCATTCAACGAACCGGGCCAACGATTCCGTTTCGCCCTGTTGTATACCGTAGATCTTACTGATGAGATTCAAAGCAAATTGAAAGAATTTGTAAAAAGTCATGGTCTTCCGGTCTGGATTTCTCAAGTACAATCGCCACCGACTCAAGAAGAGTTTGATGACATCGCGACATGGTTTGACTTGCTGGGCACACTTTAA
- a CDS encoding ATP-dependent zinc protease family protein, whose translation MNERLTIGWRERIDLPDWGVQGIEAKSDTGARSSAVDVKNLKIEEDDYVSFDVALSRTDRSLSKPVRMKIKRHTQVKSSNGHITERVVVETTLRIGPVEKNVDVTLVCRKRMQCRMLIGRTALGNDFVVSSNDVYLLTEKFEPKKKLRKKSSRKKVTIKKRRHSSEEE comes from the coding sequence ATGAATGAACGACTAACAATTGGCTGGCGGGAACGGATCGATTTGCCAGACTGGGGCGTGCAGGGTATCGAAGCCAAATCGGATACGGGTGCCCGCTCCTCAGCAGTCGATGTGAAGAATCTGAAAATTGAAGAGGACGACTACGTCTCCTTCGATGTGGCTTTATCGCGAACCGATCGCAGCCTGTCCAAGCCGGTGCGAATGAAAATCAAACGGCACACGCAGGTCAAATCGAGCAACGGCCATATCACGGAGCGGGTCGTTGTGGAAACAACTCTGCGAATTGGTCCGGTCGAAAAAAATGTCGATGTAACCCTCGTTTGCCGGAAGCGTATGCAATGCCGCATGTTGATTGGCCGTACTGCGTTGGGGAACGATTTTGTGGTTAGCTCCAATGATGTCTATCTGTTGACAGAAAAGTTCGAACCCAAAAAGAAACTTCGTAAGAAGTCCAGCAGGAAGAAAGTGACCATCAAGAAACGTCGCCATTCTTCAGAAGAGGAGTGA
- a CDS encoding cytochrome c oxidase subunit 3: MSKPSPSLVKTRVYPEFAKTSFLVYGLIVSIAIFFVGAIVAYLGRFVFSSHPITPVVIPPILWINTLLLLIGSHLLFRGYRAVRREQLQKFRRYLSASLTIACIFCVLQSIGMYELLEQHWQQSSRTSGSVAAVLLMVFLHVAHFFAGLLGLAFVTYQAFQGRYDHEYHNGVRLAAIYWRFLDVIWLLLLWLFYSTGTSLLF; this comes from the coding sequence ATGTCGAAGCCGTCACCTTCTCTCGTGAAAACACGGGTGTATCCCGAATTTGCAAAGACGAGTTTTCTCGTTTATGGTCTGATTGTTTCGATTGCGATTTTCTTTGTCGGAGCGATCGTCGCTTATCTGGGACGGTTTGTTTTCTCTTCTCATCCGATTACTCCAGTCGTTATTCCACCAATATTGTGGATCAACACACTCTTACTGTTAATCGGAAGCCATCTGTTGTTTCGAGGATACAGAGCCGTCCGCAGAGAGCAGCTTCAGAAATTTCGCCGCTATTTGAGTGCCTCGCTGACGATCGCCTGCATTTTCTGTGTGCTGCAATCGATTGGCATGTATGAATTACTCGAACAGCATTGGCAGCAATCGTCTCGAACTTCAGGTTCCGTGGCAGCGGTATTACTGATGGTTTTCCTGCATGTTGCGCATTTTTTTGCCGGCTTGCTCGGATTAGCTTTCGTTACCTATCAGGCATTCCAGGGGCGCTATGATCATGAGTATCATAATGGCGTTCGTCTTGCAGCGATTTACTGGCGATTTCTGGATGTGATCTGGTTATTGCTGTTGTGGCTGTTTTACAGCACTGGAACGTCACTCCTCTTCTGA
- a CDS encoding cytochrome C oxidase subunit IV family protein encodes MSDHHEDHNHGFSHVMSPGILLGTFGVLIVMTIVTVLLAGSPLIPKGFDVHVALTIATVKAAFVMLFFMHMIYDKPLNTIFFLFSIVFVSLFLGFAMTDTDQYQHRIDEYNYSEVEETP; translated from the coding sequence ATGTCTGACCATCATGAAGATCACAATCATGGCTTCTCCCATGTCATGTCTCCAGGAATTCTGCTGGGTACGTTTGGAGTTCTGATTGTGATGACAATCGTGACGGTGCTCCTGGCGGGTAGCCCACTCATTCCCAAGGGATTTGACGTGCACGTTGCACTGACAATTGCCACAGTCAAGGCGGCTTTCGTGATGCTGTTCTTCATGCATATGATTTACGATAAGCCATTGAATACCATCTTTTTTCTGTTCTCGATTGTCTTCGTCTCCCTGTTCCTGGGTTTTGCAATGACAGATACCGATCAGTATCAGCACAGAATTGATGAATACAATTACAGCGAAGTTGAAGAGACCCCGTAA